A region of Candidatus Methylacidiphilales bacterium DNA encodes the following proteins:
- a CDS encoding PH domain-containing protein — MHSDETGSPGQVEASFVSEPRSVVSEAGGERTVWHGHPSHLINARYHALTLGLFAVVPPLLKGVFDLLQWQEKTEWYWLILSPILLPVLFYSMWKVIEVQCHHYILTTERLRQVRGVFTKRTEEVELYRVRDTELIEPLLMRFIGAGDVIVISGDATAPRFVVRGIRDAQHFRELLRAQVEACRRQKGVREWQVG; from the coding sequence ATGCATTCCGATGAAACGGGATCTCCTGGACAAGTAGAAGCGTCTTTTGTTTCAGAGCCGAGGTCGGTGGTGAGTGAGGCGGGGGGTGAGCGGACGGTATGGCATGGGCATCCTAGTCATCTGATCAATGCTAGGTATCATGCTTTGACATTGGGTTTGTTTGCGGTGGTGCCGCCTTTGCTCAAGGGGGTTTTTGATTTGCTTCAGTGGCAAGAAAAAACAGAGTGGTATTGGTTAATTCTCTCTCCGATTCTTTTGCCGGTTTTATTTTACTCGATGTGGAAAGTGATTGAGGTGCAGTGTCATCATTACATTCTGACTACTGAACGGCTGCGGCAAGTGAGGGGAGTCTTTACCAAACGCACTGAAGAGGTGGAGCTTTATCGCGTGCGCGATACGGAATTGATCGAGCCGTTGTTGATGCGATTTATCGGTGCGGGCGATGTGATCGTTATTTCGGGGGATGCTACGGCTCCGCGATTTGTGGTGAGGGGGATTCGTGATGCGCAACATTTTCGTGAATTGCTGCGAGCTCAAGTGGAGGCCTGCCGTCGGCAAAAGGGTGTGAGGGAGTGGCAAGTCGGGTGA
- a CDS encoding cytochrome c oxidase subunit 3 — MNTTALPVVAESENSHSSRAYAITARFGMFIFLLSEAMLFLGLIAGYVVLFISNLSTWLPESGAYYHLEWPLSWMNWLMILNTVLLLASSWTFHLSEVALRGDRADRALGWLTLTTILGVIFLCGQAFEWWHLKHEGLWINEGGLYAATFFTLTGFHGAHVAIGIGLLLWAWVRLLTGKVTATRYVMFENVGLYWHFVDIVWVFVFSLLYVVPFVIYAFR; from the coding sequence ATGAATACGACGGCGCTCCCTGTAGTTGCTGAGAGTGAAAACAGCCACAGCAGTCGAGCCTATGCAATTACGGCTCGCTTTGGGATGTTCATCTTCTTGCTGTCTGAGGCGATGCTGTTTTTGGGATTGATTGCGGGTTATGTTGTTCTTTTCATTAGCAATCTTTCGACATGGCTTCCTGAATCGGGCGCGTATTATCATTTGGAATGGCCACTTTCATGGATGAATTGGTTGATGATTCTCAACACGGTGTTGCTTTTGGCTAGCAGTTGGACGTTTCATCTTTCGGAGGTTGCGCTAAGAGGTGATCGCGCGGATCGGGCTTTAGGTTGGTTGACGTTGACGACGATATTGGGTGTGATTTTCCTTTGTGGGCAGGCGTTTGAGTGGTGGCACTTGAAGCATGAGGGGCTTTGGATTAATGAAGGGGGTCTTTATGCGGCGACGTTTTTTACCCTGACAGGCTTTCACGGTGCTCACGTTGCGATTGGGATCGGGCTGCTATTGTGGGCGTGGGTTCGCTTGCTGACGGGCAAAGTGACGGCAACGCGGTATGTGATGTTTGAGAACGTGGGGTTGTATTGGCATTTCGTGGATATTGTGTGGGTATTTGTGTTTTCGCTGTTGTATGTCGTGCCGTTTGTGATTTATGCATTCCGATGA
- the gpmI gene encoding 2,3-bisphosphoglycerate-independent phosphoglycerate mutase codes for MKSQRLVALIIRDGWGIQAQSHLSPEKIGDATRLAATPYHDYLYAHYPMATLSASGLDVGLPEGQMGNSEVGHLNLGAGRIVYQDLTRIHQDIASKKFFRNPTLLSFLHSLRTRHATLHLWGLVSDGGVHSHLDHIKAALQAAKEAGLTRVLIHAFTDGRDTSPTGGAQYLDDLIRTTRQIGIGEIASLVGRYYAMDRDKRWERIQSAYELIFSGKGTHTCTDPVTTLQNYYAAGKTDEFIPATRILPGESPLIKDGDGIFFINFRADRTRQLCEAILKDDFNGFPRTYRPRVELLTMTEYDPLYKLPCLYPPQSMKNIFGEVVSTAGLSQLRMAETEKYPHVTYFFNGGNETPYPGEEREMVPSPKVATYDLKPEMSAYELTEAVLRRIRQKPYDVLVLNYANPDMVGHTGSLQAAIKAVEAVDACVKQVLTEVLNQKGCAIVTADHGNCEQMIAEDGSPHTAHTSNPVHILYVGHDANRIRLKNGILADVAPTLLDLLGLQKPAEMTGSSLIERK; via the coding sequence ATGAAATCACAACGCCTAGTTGCCCTCATCATTCGCGACGGATGGGGCATCCAAGCTCAATCCCATCTAAGCCCAGAAAAAATCGGCGATGCCACACGGCTCGCTGCCACACCTTATCACGACTACCTCTACGCGCACTACCCCATGGCAACACTCAGCGCAAGCGGCCTCGATGTCGGCCTTCCCGAAGGTCAGATGGGTAACAGCGAAGTCGGTCACCTCAACCTCGGCGCAGGACGCATTGTCTACCAAGACCTCACCCGCATCCATCAGGATATCGCCTCAAAAAAATTCTTCAGAAACCCAACGCTCTTAAGTTTCCTCCACTCCCTTCGCACACGTCACGCCACCTTACACCTCTGGGGACTGGTCTCCGATGGAGGCGTCCACTCCCACCTCGACCACATCAAGGCTGCTCTCCAAGCCGCTAAAGAAGCCGGCCTCACCCGAGTGCTTATCCACGCCTTCACAGACGGCCGCGACACCTCTCCCACAGGAGGAGCACAATACCTCGACGATCTCATCCGCACAACACGCCAGATCGGCATCGGTGAAATTGCAAGCTTAGTCGGCCGTTACTACGCCATGGATCGCGATAAACGCTGGGAGCGCATCCAATCAGCTTACGAACTAATTTTTTCCGGCAAAGGCACCCACACATGCACAGATCCAGTCACAACACTACAAAATTATTACGCCGCCGGAAAAACAGATGAATTCATCCCCGCAACTCGTATCCTCCCCGGCGAAAGCCCATTGATCAAAGACGGCGATGGCATTTTCTTCATCAACTTTCGCGCCGACCGCACACGACAACTCTGCGAAGCCATCCTAAAAGATGATTTCAACGGCTTCCCCAGAACTTACCGCCCTCGCGTAGAACTCCTCACAATGACCGAATACGACCCCCTATACAAACTACCTTGCCTTTACCCACCCCAAAGCATGAAAAACATCTTCGGCGAAGTCGTCAGCACTGCAGGCCTAAGCCAGCTTCGAATGGCTGAAACCGAAAAATATCCACACGTCACCTACTTCTTCAACGGCGGAAATGAAACCCCATATCCAGGAGAAGAACGCGAAATGGTGCCTTCACCTAAAGTTGCCACCTACGACCTCAAACCAGAAATGAGTGCATACGAACTAACAGAAGCCGTCTTACGAAGAATCCGCCAAAAACCTTACGACGTCCTCGTCCTAAATTACGCCAACCCAGACATGGTCGGCCACACAGGCTCTCTCCAAGCCGCCATCAAAGCCGTAGAAGCAGTCGACGCTTGCGTAAAGCAAGTCCTCACCGAAGTTCTCAATCAAAAAGGATGCGCCATCGTCACCGCCGACCACGGAAACTGCGAACAAATGATCGCCGAAGACGGTTCACCCCACACAGCACACACCTCCAACCCCGTCCACATCCTCTACGTCGGCCACGACGCTAATCGCATCCGATTGAAAAACGGAATACTAGCCGACGTTGCCCCCACACTTCTAGATTTGCTAGGGCTCCAAAAACCTGCTGAAATGACCGGGTCGAGCCTCATCGAAA